A window from Thermodesulfobacteriota bacterium encodes these proteins:
- a CDS encoding sodium-translocating pyrophosphatase, with amino-acid sequence MEISSHTLILLVLAISVLSLAFAGYLAKYVLDSDMGTSAMQEISNAIKEGAEAFLKRQYSTIIMMSLALAALMFLVYWFLAGDKDTAWRTTVAFLFGAGCSALAGYIGMWISIRTNIRTASAVRSSLDRALRISFRGGAVSGITIVAMSLLGVGILFVLYGGYSADAEELKRVPYLIVGYGFGASFVALFAQLGGGIYTKAADVGADLVGKVEAGIPEDDPRNPAVIADLVGDNVGDCAGRGADLFESTAAENIGAMILGVALFPHFGIKGILFPLVARAFGLIASMVGIGMVRLKNDNEDPMGALNRGYYITCLLAAAGFFLATYLLLNNNLWLFLAGVIGIATSIAFVYITQYYTEYRYRPVKFIAEASQTGPATNIIAGLAVGLECTALPVLAISAALVSAYYCGIYGLQEFTDISRNAAGLYGTAIATMGMLGTAAYILAMDTFGPITDNAGGIVEMSKQPEEIRNKTDRLDAVGNTTKALTKGYAIGSAALAAFLLFSAYMDEVTHLTGKLFDTVDIAQVQVFVGGLLGAMLVFLFSALAIRAVARAAYYVISDVRAQFKENPGILQGTSKPNYARCVDIVTKGALKEMIPPGLLAVCMPIAVGLIFKQFGLGAETVAAFLMVGTIGGILLATLMNNGGGAWDNAKKFVELGNYGGKKSETHKATVVGDTVGDPFKDTAGPSIHVLIKLLSTITLVLAPLFI; translated from the coding sequence ATGGAGATAAGCAGCCACACATTAATTTTGCTTGTTTTGGCCATAAGCGTGCTTTCTCTGGCGTTCGCGGGTTACCTTGCGAAGTACGTGCTCGATTCCGATATGGGCACATCCGCGATGCAGGAGATAAGCAACGCGATCAAGGAAGGGGCGGAGGCGTTCCTCAAGAGACAGTACTCGACGATCATCATGATGAGTCTCGCACTCGCTGCCCTGATGTTCCTCGTTTACTGGTTCCTGGCAGGCGATAAGGACACAGCCTGGCGTACTACCGTAGCGTTCCTTTTCGGAGCGGGCTGCTCGGCTCTTGCAGGATATATAGGCATGTGGATATCGATAAGGACGAACATCCGTACCGCGAGCGCCGTGAGGTCGAGCCTCGACCGGGCGCTCAGGATCTCTTTCAGGGGCGGCGCCGTATCGGGCATAACGATCGTCGCAATGAGCCTCCTCGGCGTGGGTATTCTCTTCGTGCTCTACGGCGGATACAGCGCGGATGCCGAAGAGCTGAAGAGGGTCCCATACCTCATAGTCGGTTACGGATTCGGAGCGAGCTTCGTCGCGCTGTTCGCTCAGCTCGGCGGCGGTATTTACACCAAGGCTGCCGACGTGGGAGCGGACCTCGTGGGTAAGGTCGAGGCCGGTATACCCGAAGACGACCCCCGGAACCCCGCCGTTATTGCGGACCTGGTCGGCGACAACGTCGGCGACTGCGCAGGCCGCGGAGCCGACCTCTTCGAGTCGACCGCTGCTGAGAATATAGGCGCTATGATTCTGGGAGTCGCTCTCTTCCCCCACTTCGGGATAAAGGGGATACTCTTCCCGCTCGTGGCCCGCGCGTTCGGGCTCATAGCGAGCATGGTCGGCATAGGCATGGTCAGGCTGAAGAACGATAACGAAGACCCCATGGGGGCGCTCAACCGGGGATACTACATCACATGCCTGCTTGCGGCCGCGGGATTCTTCCTGGCGACGTATCTCCTCCTCAACAACAACCTCTGGCTCTTCCTCGCGGGCGTGATCGGTATCGCGACCAGTATCGCTTTCGTTTACATCACGCAGTACTACACCGAATACAGGTACCGTCCGGTGAAATTCATAGCCGAAGCGTCCCAGACGGGTCCGGCGACGAACATCATAGCCGGTCTCGCGGTGGGCCTCGAGTGTACCGCCCTCCCCGTGCTCGCGATTTCGGCCGCGCTTGTAAGCGCGTATTACTGCGGGATTTACGGGCTCCAGGAATTCACCGACATATCCCGGAACGCCGCGGGTCTCTACGGTACGGCGATCGCCACCATGGGTATGCTCGGCACGGCGGCATACATACTGGCGATGGACACGTTCGGGCCTATCACCGACAACGCGGGCGGCATAGTAGAGATGAGCAAGCAGCCTGAAGAGATAAGGAACAAGACTGACAGGCTCGATGCCGTCGGAAATACTACCAAAGCCCTGACGAAGGGATACGCGATCGGCTCGGCTGCGCTTGCGGCTTTCCTTCTCTTCTCCGCATACATGGACGAAGTGACTCACCTTACGGGTAAGCTCTTCGATACGGTCGACATCGCGCAGGTGCAGGTCTTCGTGGGCGGTCTTTTGGGCGCGATGCTCGTCTTCCTGTTCAGCGCGCTTGCGATCAGGGCGGTCGCGAGAGCGGCTTATTACGTCATTAGCGACGTGCGCGCCCAGTTCAAGGAAAACCCCGGCATCCTCCAGGGCACTTCCAAGCCTAACTACGCAAGGTGCGTCGATATCGTTACGAAGGGCGCACTTAAAGAGATGATACCTCCCGGCCTCCTCGCGGTCTGCATGCCTATAGCCGTAGGGCTCATATTCAAGCAGTTCGGTCTCGGCGCGGAGACGGTGGCCGCGTTCCTTATGGTCGGGACCATAGGCGGCATCCTGCTCGCGACGCTCATGAATAACGGCGGCGGCGCGTGGGACAACGCGAAGAAATTCGTCGAGCTCGGGAATTACGGCGGCAAGAAATCGGAGACGCATAAAGCTACGGTAGTCGGAGACACGGTCGGCGATCCGTTCAAGGACACGGCGGGCCCGTCAATCCACGTGCTCATTAAGCTTCTCTCGACGATTACGCTCGTGCTTGCTCCGTTGTTTATCTAA
- the nuoH gene encoding NADH-quinone oxidoreductase subunit NuoH has product MNMVWVELGITLVKIALVFFVVLTLVAYLTLAERRVSAFIQDRLGPNRVGPFGFLQPLADGVKFIFKEDIIPSHANKPFFIVAPAFALITALIALAVVPIGKGFNTTLFGLLSEPIFVRLQIADLNVGILYVLAIGSLSVYGVVLGGWASNSKYSFLGGLRGAAQMISYELAMGLSIVGVIAWTGSLRLEDIIEAQSKYWFAFPQILGCIVFLTAAFAETNRLPFDMPEAEPEIVAGYHTEYSSMKFAMFFMAEYTHMIVVSCLVVALFFGGWYPLPFGGWFGIDIDKYWYLPPLVFIGKVLTFLFFFIWVRFTLPRFRYDQVMNLGWKVLFPIAVANLIIISIAILVLQNYGYFKA; this is encoded by the coding sequence ATAAACATGGTTTGGGTCGAACTCGGGATAACGCTCGTAAAAATCGCACTCGTATTCTTCGTCGTCCTTACGCTCGTCGCGTACCTCACGCTCGCCGAACGGAGGGTGAGCGCCTTCATACAGGACAGGCTCGGCCCTAACCGCGTGGGGCCGTTCGGCTTCCTCCAGCCGCTCGCGGACGGGGTGAAGTTCATTTTCAAGGAAGACATAATACCGAGCCACGCGAACAAGCCGTTTTTTATAGTGGCGCCCGCTTTCGCCCTCATCACTGCGCTCATCGCGCTAGCCGTAGTACCCATAGGCAAGGGATTCAATACGACCCTCTTCGGACTCCTGAGCGAGCCGATATTCGTAAGGCTCCAGATAGCGGACCTCAACGTCGGCATACTGTACGTCCTCGCCATAGGGTCCCTCAGCGTTTACGGCGTGGTGCTCGGCGGATGGGCATCCAACAGCAAGTACTCTTTCCTCGGCGGTCTCCGGGGCGCGGCGCAGATGATAAGCTACGAGCTGGCGATGGGGCTTTCCATAGTAGGCGTGATCGCGTGGACGGGGTCGCTGAGACTGGAAGACATTATCGAGGCCCAATCGAAATACTGGTTCGCTTTCCCGCAGATACTGGGATGCATAGTATTTCTGACGGCGGCTTTTGCCGAGACGAACAGGCTCCCCTTCGACATGCCCGAAGCCGAGCCCGAGATAGTCGCCGGCTATCACACGGAGTACAGCAGCATGAAGTTCGCAATGTTCTTCATGGCCGAATATACGCACATGATAGTCGTATCGTGCCTCGTCGTGGCGCTCTTCTTCGGCGGGTGGTATCCGCTGCCGTTCGGCGGCTGGTTCGGGATAGACATAGATAAATACTGGTACCTCCCCCCGCTCGTCTTCATAGGTAAGGTTCTGACGTTCCTATTCTTCTTCATTTGGGTGAGGTTCACACTTCCGAGATTCAGGTACGACCAGGTGATGAACCTCGGATGGAAGGTGCTATTCCCCATAGCCGTCGCGAACCTGATAATAATCAGCATCGCCATCCTGGTGCTCCAGAACTACGGCTACTTCAAGGCATAA
- the gyrB gene encoding DNA topoisomerase (ATP-hydrolyzing) subunit B has product MEVKTDLKKESQTKVDSSYTAEKIKVLPGLEAVRKRPDMYIGDTSTRGFHHLVFEVLDNSVDEALAGYCDRIGVTIHVDESVTIEDNGRGIPVDKHKETGKSAAEVVMTMLHAGGKFEGKVYQVSGGLHGVGVTVVNALSEYLNLEIRRDGKVWFQKYERGNAVSELKETGKTDRTGTKIRFKPDPQIFEIYEFSYDTLAHRIRELAFLNRGLVIQLTDERTGKSQEFYYKGGIVAFVDELNKNKKPLHPEPIYVSGEKDDIIVEVALQYNDGYTETIFCYANNINNVEGGTHLTGFRGALTRTINKYAEDKGLLKTAKIALSGDDTREGLTGVISVKLPDPKFEGQTKTKLGNTDVKGIVETLLNDKLGTFFEENPSVARKIVEKAVDAARAREAARKARELTRRKSALESGSLPGKLADCQERDPGVCELFIVEGESAGGSAKQARARYNQAVLPLRGKILNVEKARFDKMLGNEEIRTLITVLGTGIGSDDFDIAKLRYHKIILMTDADVDGSHIRTLLLTFFFRQFAEVIDKGHLYVAQPPLYRVKRGKEEKYLKDDHEYEDYFLEHGTDGIVLNVSPNGNGTKEIKGARLFDIIKKSISYGKALEKIGKWGRDMRIVDAFASREGFKKGHLKTEKSDELDLHLKAIKEWIEKRHPEVTGLDWQLLDDPEHESSKISYTFKESGRQRSTLIDFDFLNSPEFGEIKNLRESIKAVGDPPYGIHDDEAAVELPSLSAVTEHILTRGKKGMTIQRYKGLGEMNPEQLWETTMNPETRVLKKVMVEDAVDTDEIFTILMGDEVEPRKEFIETNALNVVNLDV; this is encoded by the coding sequence TTGGAAGTAAAAACAGACCTTAAAAAAGAGTCTCAGACCAAGGTAGACAGCTCGTATACGGCAGAAAAAATCAAAGTCCTTCCCGGCCTCGAAGCCGTCAGGAAGCGCCCGGATATGTACATCGGGGACACGAGCACGCGCGGCTTCCATCACCTAGTGTTCGAGGTTCTCGATAACAGCGTGGATGAAGCCCTGGCCGGCTATTGCGACAGGATAGGCGTCACGATCCACGTGGACGAGAGCGTCACGATAGAGGACAACGGAAGGGGCATACCGGTCGATAAGCACAAGGAAACCGGCAAGTCCGCGGCCGAGGTGGTCATGACGATGCTCCACGCCGGCGGCAAGTTCGAGGGCAAGGTCTACCAGGTCTCGGGAGGCCTCCACGGGGTCGGCGTCACCGTAGTAAACGCCTTATCCGAGTATCTCAATCTGGAGATCAGGAGGGACGGCAAGGTCTGGTTCCAGAAATACGAGCGCGGCAACGCCGTTTCCGAGCTCAAGGAAACGGGGAAGACCGACAGGACGGGCACGAAGATAAGGTTCAAGCCCGACCCCCAGATATTCGAGATCTACGAATTCAGCTACGACACGCTGGCGCACAGGATAAGGGAGCTCGCGTTCCTCAACAGGGGCCTCGTCATTCAGCTCACGGACGAGAGGACGGGAAAGAGCCAGGAATTTTATTATAAGGGCGGGATCGTCGCATTCGTCGACGAGCTGAATAAAAATAAAAAGCCTCTCCACCCGGAGCCTATATACGTGTCGGGCGAAAAGGACGACATAATCGTCGAAGTGGCGCTTCAGTACAACGACGGCTACACGGAAACGATCTTCTGCTACGCGAATAACATCAACAACGTCGAGGGGGGAACGCACCTCACGGGCTTCAGGGGCGCGCTTACAAGGACGATCAACAAGTACGCGGAAGATAAAGGACTTCTGAAAACCGCTAAAATCGCTCTCAGCGGCGACGACACGAGGGAAGGGCTCACGGGCGTGATAAGCGTAAAGCTCCCCGACCCTAAGTTCGAGGGACAGACCAAGACCAAGCTCGGGAATACGGACGTGAAGGGCATAGTCGAGACGCTCCTCAACGACAAGCTAGGCACGTTCTTCGAGGAAAACCCTTCGGTCGCGAGGAAGATAGTCGAGAAAGCTGTCGATGCGGCGCGCGCGAGGGAGGCCGCGAGGAAGGCGAGGGAGCTCACGAGGAGAAAGAGCGCGCTCGAATCGGGCTCTTTACCCGGTAAGCTCGCCGACTGCCAGGAGCGCGACCCAGGCGTATGCGAGCTCTTCATAGTGGAGGGCGAATCCGCCGGAGGCTCGGCCAAGCAGGCGCGTGCCAGGTACAATCAAGCCGTCCTTCCTCTCAGGGGAAAGATACTCAACGTCGAGAAAGCGAGGTTCGACAAGATGCTCGGCAACGAGGAGATAAGGACCCTCATCACTGTCCTCGGCACGGGCATCGGCTCTGACGACTTCGACATCGCAAAGCTCAGATACCATAAGATCATACTCATGACAGACGCGGACGTGGACGGCTCTCATATCAGGACCCTCCTCCTGACCTTCTTCTTCAGGCAGTTCGCGGAGGTAATAGACAAGGGCCATCTCTACGTCGCGCAGCCGCCTCTTTACAGGGTGAAGCGCGGTAAAGAGGAGAAATACCTGAAAGACGACCACGAATACGAAGACTATTTCCTCGAGCACGGTACCGACGGAATAGTATTGAACGTATCGCCTAACGGCAATGGGACGAAGGAGATAAAAGGAGCTCGGCTCTTCGACATAATAAAAAAATCGATTTCCTACGGCAAGGCGCTCGAGAAAATAGGGAAATGGGGTAGGGACATGAGGATCGTGGACGCCTTCGCAAGCAGGGAAGGGTTCAAAAAAGGTCATCTCAAGACGGAGAAGTCGGACGAGCTCGACCTTCACCTCAAAGCAATAAAGGAGTGGATCGAGAAGAGGCATCCTGAAGTCACCGGCCTCGACTGGCAGCTACTCGACGATCCCGAGCATGAGTCGTCCAAAATTTCGTACACCTTCAAGGAGAGCGGCAGGCAGAGGAGCACGCTGATCGATTTCGATTTCCTGAACTCGCCCGAGTTCGGCGAGATAAAAAACCTCCGCGAATCTATAAAAGCAGTCGGCGACCCTCCCTACGGCATTCACGACGACGAGGCCGCGGTAGAGCTCCCGAGTCTTTCCGCCGTGACGGAGCACATACTCACGCGCGGCAAGAAAGGCATGACTATACAGAGGTATAAGGGTTTGGGCGAGATGAACCCCGAGCAGCTCTGGGAGACGACGATGAATCCCGAAACCCGCGTTCTCAAGAAGGTAATGGTCGAGGACGCCGTGGACACGGACGAGATATTCACGATCCTCATGGGGGATGAGGTCGAGCCGAGGAAGGAGTTCATCGAGACTAACGCGCTCAACGTCGTAAACCTCGATGTGTGA
- a CDS encoding amino acid permease, which yields MLKQLLKRKNISQITLEADDEHHGLRRVLGPLDLVSLGIGIIIGAGIFVVTGQAAAQYAGPAISISFVLSGFGCVLAGLCYAEMASMIPVSGSAYTYAYATLGQFIAWVIGWDLVLEYLFASSTVSVGWSGYVVSFLNDFGIMIPEILSKAPLAHDPRAGWALTGAVINLPAIIIVLAMMTLLIIGIRESAAANSIIVIIKLTVLLVFIGIGFFYINRENWQPFIPPNDGAFGHFGWSGVLRGAGVIFFAYIGFDAVSTAAQETRNPQRSIPIGILGSLIVATVLYILVSLVLTGVVKYTNLNVPDPIAVAVNMMGEKLYWLRPLIKIGAIAGLTSVILVLLFGQTRIFYSMARDRMLPGRFAAIHPIFRTPVFTTVLTGIAASFFAGIFPLSVLGELVSIGTLFAFVIVCTGVLVLRYADPELPRPFKVPFFPVIPALGAAVSFLQMAALPMDTWLRLIIWMAIGLLIYFLYSRKRAQV from the coding sequence ATGCTGAAGCAGCTCCTGAAACGAAAAAATATAAGCCAGATAACCCTTGAAGCGGACGACGAGCACCACGGTCTCAGACGTGTGCTCGGTCCGCTCGATCTGGTGAGCCTCGGCATCGGGATCATAATCGGCGCCGGCATCTTTGTCGTAACGGGCCAGGCTGCGGCGCAGTACGCAGGGCCCGCGATATCGATCTCGTTCGTTCTTTCGGGATTCGGCTGCGTACTGGCGGGCTTGTGCTACGCCGAAATGGCCTCGATGATCCCCGTCTCCGGAAGCGCATATACCTATGCGTATGCAACGCTTGGGCAGTTTATTGCGTGGGTGATCGGATGGGACCTGGTCCTCGAATACCTCTTCGCCAGCTCGACCGTATCCGTAGGCTGGTCGGGATATGTTGTCAGCTTCCTCAACGACTTCGGCATAATGATTCCCGAGATTCTGTCGAAAGCGCCGCTGGCGCATGACCCTCGCGCCGGATGGGCCCTCACCGGCGCCGTAATCAATCTGCCTGCGATCATCATAGTGCTAGCAATGATGACGCTCCTCATTATAGGCATAAGGGAATCAGCCGCGGCCAACAGTATAATCGTAATAATCAAGCTCACCGTACTCCTTGTGTTTATCGGCATAGGTTTTTTTTATATAAACCGTGAGAACTGGCAGCCCTTCATACCGCCCAACGACGGAGCGTTCGGTCATTTCGGCTGGAGCGGGGTGTTGAGAGGGGCGGGCGTTATTTTCTTCGCGTACATCGGCTTCGACGCCGTTTCGACGGCGGCGCAGGAGACGCGCAACCCCCAGCGAAGCATTCCCATCGGCATACTCGGGTCTCTCATTGTCGCGACGGTTTTATATATACTGGTATCGCTGGTTCTGACAGGCGTCGTGAAGTACACGAACCTGAACGTGCCTGACCCGATTGCGGTTGCGGTCAACATGATGGGCGAAAAGCTCTACTGGCTCCGTCCTTTGATCAAAATAGGCGCGATCGCGGGTCTCACATCCGTGATCCTCGTTCTCCTATTCGGACAGACGAGAATATTCTATTCAATGGCGAGGGACAGGATGCTGCCGGGACGCTTTGCCGCGATACATCCTATATTCAGGACGCCGGTGTTCACGACGGTACTTACGGGCATAGCCGCTTCATTTTTCGCGGGGATATTTCCCCTGAGTGTTTTAGGAGAGCTCGTCTCGATAGGAACGCTGTTCGCCTTTGTTATAGTCTGCACAGGGGTGCTCGTCCTACGGTATGCCGATCCTGAACTGCCGAGGCCGTTCAAGGTGCCTTTCTTTCCCGTTATCCCGGCGCTTGGCGCGGCCGTGAGCTTCCTTCAGATGGCGGCCCTTCCCATGGATACGTGGCTGAGGCTCATTATCTGGATGGCGATCGGTCTACTGATCTATTTCCTGTACTCCCGTAAGCGGGCTCAAGTCTGA
- the pheS gene encoding phenylalanine--tRNA ligase subunit alpha, whose translation MIETLEDVKKQAEAELSSVNDEVSLQNLKAKFVGRKGVITEILKGMKDIPDSDRPRMGKLINETKTFVEELIERRLDTIREEKKRRSLDEERIDVTLPGRGMLIGARHPITQVMEEITTIFERMGFEVAEGPEVETDYYNFEALNIPKNHPARDMQDTFYISDEIVLRTHTSPVQIRVMEKRKPPVKVIAPGKVYRCDSDISHTPMFHQIEGLLVDEGVTFGDLKGVLTEFVRLVFGEGVGVRFRPSFFPFTEPSAEVDIACLICGGKGCRVCKNSGWLEILGCGMVDPEVFKSVGYDPEKYSGFAFGMGIERITMLKYGINDIRLFFENDLRFLKQFT comes from the coding sequence ATGATAGAAACGCTCGAAGACGTTAAAAAGCAGGCCGAAGCCGAGTTGAGTTCCGTGAACGACGAGGTGTCGCTGCAGAACCTGAAGGCCAAATTCGTCGGCAGGAAGGGCGTGATAACGGAGATACTCAAGGGGATGAAGGACATACCCGACTCCGACCGCCCGCGCATGGGGAAGCTCATCAACGAGACCAAGACGTTTGTCGAGGAGCTCATCGAGCGGAGGCTCGACACGATAAGGGAGGAGAAGAAGAGGCGCTCTCTCGACGAAGAGAGGATAGACGTCACGCTGCCGGGAAGGGGCATGCTCATAGGAGCGAGGCACCCTATAACTCAGGTCATGGAGGAAATTACGACCATATTCGAGAGGATGGGGTTCGAGGTCGCCGAAGGTCCTGAAGTCGAGACGGACTATTACAATTTCGAAGCGCTCAATATCCCAAAGAACCACCCGGCGCGCGACATGCAGGATACGTTCTACATATCGGACGAAATAGTATTGAGGACTCATACCTCACCCGTTCAGATACGCGTCATGGAGAAGCGTAAGCCGCCCGTGAAGGTTATCGCCCCCGGAAAGGTCTACAGGTGCGACAGCGACATATCGCACACCCCGATGTTCCACCAGATAGAGGGCCTGCTCGTCGACGAAGGCGTCACGTTCGGAGACTTGAAGGGGGTGCTCACCGAATTCGTAAGGCTCGTGTTCGGAGAAGGCGTCGGGGTGAGGTTCAGGCCGAGCTTCTTCCCGTTCACGGAGCCGAGCGCCGAGGTTGACATCGCGTGCCTGATATGCGGGGGGAAAGGCTGCAGGGTATGCAAGAATTCGGGCTGGCTCGAGATACTCGGCTGCGGCATGGTCGACCCCGAGGTATTCAAGAGCGTGGGATACGACCCTGAGAAGTATTCGGGCTTCGCCTTCGGCATGGGGATAGAAAGGATAACCATGCTTAAGTACGGCATCAACGACATAAGGCTCTTCTTCGAGAACGACCTCCGCTTCCTGAAACAATTCACCTGA
- a CDS encoding cupin domain-containing protein, protein MSKMPESVKHVNQIPVEKVSAGSNTYRQVLIGPDEGPNFAMRRFIMEPGGGIPAHTNTVEHEQYVLRGRARIGIGDNVYEVKAEDILYIPAGVPHWYEVLGDENFEFLCMVPNRDDVLKLVVSD, encoded by the coding sequence ATGAGTAAGATGCCCGAGTCTGTAAAGCACGTAAATCAAATCCCGGTGGAAAAGGTGAGTGCCGGGAGTAATACGTACCGCCAGGTGCTTATAGGTCCTGACGAAGGGCCGAACTTCGCCATGAGGCGCTTCATAATGGAGCCCGGCGGAGGCATCCCCGCTCACACCAACACTGTCGAGCACGAGCAATATGTGCTCCGCGGCCGCGCGAGGATAGGCATAGGCGATAATGTCTACGAGGTCAAGGCCGAGGACATTCTCTACATCCCCGCTGGCGTCCCCCACTGGTACGAGGTGCTGGGCGATGAGAACTTCGAGTTCCTCTGCATGGTCCCCAACCGGGACGACGTGTTAAAATTAGTCGTAAGCGACTGA
- a CDS encoding DUF456 domain-containing protein, which translates to MDYVIFALYLLVSLAGLVSLIFGFPGTFIILGGSVLYGWYGGFQEVTVRIIVILVVLALAGELIEFLLGILGSKKYESSNRAIVGSIVFGIIGAIMGAPFFFGIGAVIGAFAGAFAGAILMELSQGKKMDEALKSGWGAFIGRVAGTISKGAVGIAMIAITVLAVLNN; encoded by the coding sequence ATGGATTACGTGATTTTCGCATTATACCTTCTCGTCTCTCTCGCCGGTCTCGTATCTCTCATATTCGGTTTCCCCGGCACTTTCATAATACTGGGCGGATCAGTGCTCTACGGGTGGTACGGCGGTTTTCAGGAGGTAACGGTCAGGATAATCGTAATTTTGGTAGTCCTCGCCCTGGCCGGGGAGCTTATCGAGTTCCTCCTGGGCATACTGGGTTCGAAGAAGTACGAATCGAGCAACAGGGCCATCGTGGGATCTATAGTCTTCGGCATCATAGGCGCTATAATGGGCGCCCCTTTCTTTTTCGGCATAGGGGCTGTCATAGGGGCTTTCGCCGGCGCATTTGCCGGGGCTATACTGATGGAGCTCTCGCAGGGAAAAAAGATGGACGAGGCTTTGAAATCAGGGTGGGGGGCGTTCATAGGCAGGGTCGCCGGTACCATATCGAAGGGCGCGGTCGGGATTGCGATGATAGCTATAACCGTTCTGGCCGTTCTCAATAATTAA
- the dcd gene encoding dCTP deaminase, which produces MGVKSDTWIRKMAKEHSMIDPFVDGQVREGAISYGLSAYGYDIRVSDEFKVFTNVYNTVVDPKRFNDKSFVEITSDVCIIPPNSFALARTVEYFKIPRSTITLCVGKSTYARCGIIVNVTPFEPEWEGFVTLEISNTTPLPAKIYANEGIAQVLFFEADDMCEVSYADKKGKYQKQVGITPPKV; this is translated from the coding sequence ATGGGAGTTAAATCTGACACCTGGATAAGGAAAATGGCAAAGGAGCATAGCATGATAGACCCTTTCGTCGACGGGCAGGTGAGGGAAGGGGCGATCTCATACGGCCTCTCCGCCTACGGCTATGACATCAGGGTAAGCGACGAGTTCAAGGTCTTCACGAACGTCTACAACACCGTGGTCGATCCGAAGCGGTTCAACGATAAATCGTTCGTCGAGATCACTTCGGACGTCTGCATAATTCCGCCCAATTCTTTCGCTCTTGCAAGGACGGTCGAGTACTTTAAAATTCCGAGGAGCACCATTACGCTCTGCGTCGGGAAGTCCACGTACGCCAGGTGCGGGATCATAGTGAACGTCACGCCGTTTGAGCCGGAATGGGAGGGATTCGTCACTCTCGAGATATCGAACACGACCCCGCTGCCGGCGAAAATATACGCAAACGAGGGCATTGCCCAGGTGTTGTTTTTCGAGGCCGACGATATGTGTGAGGTTTCCTACGCCGACAAGAAGGGGAAGTATCAGAAGCAGGTGGGGATCACCCCGCCCAAGGTGTGA